Proteins found in one bacterium genomic segment:
- the purS gene encoding phosphoribosylformylglycinamidine synthase subunit PurS: protein MKAKIYVTLKRGVLDPQGKAIRASLSHLGIDGVEDVRVGKLMEITLKEVGVDEARRRLDEACRRLLANTVIEEYRIEIGG, encoded by the coding sequence GTGAAGGCGAAAATCTACGTCACGCTGAAGCGGGGGGTCCTCGACCCGCAGGGAAAGGCGATCCGCGCGTCGCTCTCCCACCTCGGTATCGACGGGGTGGAAGACGTCCGTGTCGGAAAGCTCATGGAGATCACGCTGAAGGAGGTCGGGGTCGACGAGGCGCGCCGCCGCCTCGACGAGGCGTGCCGCCGCCTGCTGGCGAACACCGTGATCGAAGAGTACCGGATCGAGATCGGGGGCTAG
- the purQ gene encoding phosphoribosylformylglycinamidine synthase subunit PurQ: MKTAVLVFPGSNCDHDAYHALKHVVGVDAEFVWHKRSSLEGFDAVVIPGGFTYGDYLRTGAMANLSPVMGAVRRFAEGGGPVIGICNGFQILLEAGLLPGAMIVNESLRFVCDYVHLLAGADRTPFTRGIAEGTILKVPVAHYQGNYYADERTLSSLEERGQVVFRYCDPEGNVTKAANPNGSARNIAGICNEGGNVLGMMPHPERCAEEAMGSADGRRLFDAMVAWLGERRA; the protein is encoded by the coding sequence ATGAAGACCGCCGTCCTCGTGTTCCCCGGCTCCAACTGCGATCACGACGCCTACCACGCCCTGAAGCACGTCGTCGGGGTGGACGCGGAGTTCGTCTGGCACAAGCGGTCCTCCCTCGAGGGGTTCGACGCAGTCGTCATCCCCGGGGGCTTCACCTACGGCGACTATTTGCGCACGGGGGCGATGGCGAACCTTTCTCCCGTGATGGGCGCGGTGCGCCGGTTCGCGGAAGGCGGGGGGCCGGTCATCGGGATCTGCAACGGCTTCCAGATCCTTCTCGAGGCCGGCCTTCTCCCGGGAGCGATGATCGTGAACGAATCCCTCCGGTTCGTCTGCGACTACGTCCACCTGCTCGCCGGCGCGGATCGAACGCCGTTCACGCGGGGAATCGCCGAAGGGACGATCCTCAAGGTCCCCGTGGCCCATTACCAGGGGAACTATTATGCGGACGAACGGACCTTGTCCTCCCTCGAGGAGCGGGGCCAGGTGGTCTTCCGCTACTGCGACCCGGAGGGGAACGTGACGAAGGCGGCCAATCCGAACGGGTCCGCACGAAACATCGCCGGGATCTGCAACGAGGGGGGAAACGTCCTCGGCATGATGCCCCATCCGGAGCGGTGCGCGGAAGAGGCGATGGGCAGCGCCGACGGACGACGCCTGTTCGACGCGATGGTCGCCTGGCTCGGGGAGAGGAGAGCATGA
- the purL gene encoding phosphoribosylformylglycinamidine synthase subunit PurL, whose protein sequence is MKEKPVTPELAREHGLSDVEYGTVLSILGRAPSLTELGIFSVMWSEHCSYKSSRIHLRKFPTKGPRVLQGPGENAGIVDIGGGLAVVFKMESHNHPSFIEPYQGAATGVGGILRDVFTMGARPIASLNSLRFGRPDHPRTRYLVSGVVSGIAGYGNCIGVPTVGGEVSFDECYDGNILVNAFTLGVVRHERIWLGTAAGVGNPVIYVGSKTGRDGIHGATMASGEFDEKSEEKRPTVQVGDPFTEKLLLEACLELMRTDAIVGIQDMGAAGLTSSSFEMASRGGTGFLMDLDRVPQREEGMTPYELMLSESQERMLIVAKKGREGEVREIFEKWDLDVSVIGEVTGDGIGRVRWRGMTVAEVPIAALTDKAPVYDRPAVRPEGQDALQRLDPAGLPAPSDLGETWVRLMGGPELADRKWVYRQYDHMIRTNTLILPGSDAAVLRVKGTRKGIALSVDCNSRYCYLDPFVGGMIAVCEAARNVSCSGAEPIGLSDCLNFGNPEKPEVMWQFRSAIEGMAKACEALGVPVVSGNVSFYNETMGKGIHPTPAVAMVGLLEDASKRRVQWFSGDGDLILLAGADRLGVHLGGSLYLKEVHGKVAGTPPPVDLAHEKRLQVFLREAASSDLIASAHDLAEGGLACALAESCITGPGHPMGARVRNLFPEAIRPDFAMFSECQGAVLLSCAPAKREALFDLAHRIRITMVQMGVVGGEHVDIEGLARVGVAELRAAWSEGFAEALGLEG, encoded by the coding sequence ATGAAGGAGAAACCGGTGACCCCGGAACTGGCGCGGGAGCACGGGCTCTCCGACGTGGAATACGGCACGGTCCTCTCGATCCTCGGACGCGCCCCGAGCCTTACCGAGCTCGGGATCTTCTCCGTCATGTGGAGCGAACACTGCTCCTACAAGAGCTCGCGGATCCACCTGAGGAAATTCCCGACGAAGGGTCCCCGCGTTCTGCAGGGTCCCGGGGAAAACGCCGGGATCGTCGACATCGGCGGCGGGCTCGCGGTGGTCTTCAAGATGGAGAGCCACAATCACCCCTCCTTCATCGAGCCGTACCAGGGGGCCGCGACGGGCGTGGGCGGCATCCTGCGGGACGTCTTCACCATGGGGGCCCGCCCCATCGCGTCGCTGAACTCCCTCCGCTTCGGCCGTCCCGACCACCCGCGGACCCGGTACCTGGTATCCGGCGTGGTGTCGGGGATCGCCGGATACGGCAACTGCATCGGCGTCCCGACCGTCGGCGGGGAGGTCTCCTTCGACGAGTGCTACGACGGGAACATCCTCGTGAACGCCTTCACACTGGGCGTGGTGCGACACGAGCGGATCTGGCTCGGCACCGCCGCGGGCGTGGGGAACCCGGTCATCTACGTCGGGTCGAAGACCGGGCGCGACGGCATCCACGGGGCGACGATGGCCTCCGGCGAGTTCGACGAGAAGTCCGAGGAGAAGCGGCCCACCGTCCAGGTGGGGGATCCGTTCACGGAGAAGCTCCTTCTGGAGGCGTGCCTCGAGCTCATGCGCACCGACGCGATCGTCGGGATCCAGGACATGGGCGCGGCGGGACTCACCTCCTCCTCGTTCGAGATGGCTTCCCGGGGGGGAACCGGGTTTCTGATGGACCTCGACCGGGTGCCGCAGCGCGAGGAGGGGATGACCCCCTACGAGCTGATGCTCTCGGAGTCCCAGGAACGGATGCTCATCGTCGCGAAGAAGGGACGGGAGGGCGAGGTACGGGAGATCTTCGAGAAGTGGGACCTCGACGTCTCCGTGATCGGCGAGGTCACCGGGGACGGGATCGGCCGGGTGCGGTGGCGCGGAATGACGGTCGCGGAGGTCCCGATCGCCGCGTTGACCGACAAGGCGCCCGTCTACGACCGGCCGGCGGTGCGTCCGGAGGGCCAGGACGCCCTCCAGAGGCTCGATCCCGCGGGGCTCCCGGCGCCTTCGGACCTTGGGGAGACGTGGGTGCGCCTGATGGGCGGCCCCGAGCTGGCGGACCGGAAGTGGGTCTATCGCCAGTACGACCACATGATCCGGACGAACACCTTGATCCTCCCCGGCTCGGACGCGGCCGTGCTGCGGGTCAAGGGGACGCGGAAGGGGATCGCGCTGTCGGTGGACTGCAACAGCCGGTACTGCTACCTGGACCCGTTCGTCGGCGGGATGATCGCCGTGTGCGAGGCGGCCCGCAACGTCTCCTGCTCGGGCGCGGAGCCGATCGGGCTCTCGGACTGCCTGAACTTCGGCAACCCCGAGAAGCCGGAGGTCATGTGGCAGTTCCGCTCCGCGATCGAGGGGATGGCGAAGGCGTGCGAGGCCCTCGGCGTCCCCGTGGTCTCCGGAAACGTCTCCTTCTACAACGAGACGATGGGAAAGGGGATCCACCCCACCCCCGCGGTGGCGATGGTCGGGTTGCTCGAGGACGCTTCGAAGCGACGGGTCCAATGGTTTTCCGGCGACGGCGACCTCATTCTGCTGGCGGGGGCGGATCGCCTCGGCGTTCACCTGGGCGGGTCCCTCTACCTGAAGGAGGTCCACGGAAAGGTGGCGGGAACCCCGCCCCCGGTCGACCTCGCCCACGAGAAGCGGCTCCAGGTGTTCCTGCGGGAGGCTGCCTCGTCCGACCTGATCGCCTCGGCCCACGACCTCGCCGAGGGAGGACTCGCCTGCGCCCTCGCCGAGTCGTGCATCACGGGCCCCGGTCACCCGATGGGCGCGCGGGTCCGCAACCTGTTTCCGGAGGCGATCCGGCCTGATTTCGCCATGTTCTCCGAGTGCCAGGGGGCCGTCCTGCTCTCGTGCGCGCCGGCGAAGCGGGAGGCCCTCTTCGATCTCGCCCACCGCATTCGTATTACAATGGTGCAAAT